ATTTATAGTCTTGTAAAGGTGCCAGGTATCGGGTGTTAGGTATCAGGTTAAGAAATTTACAAAAACTGTAATGTTAATTAATTTTCTGATACTTAGTTCCATCAAGGAACTAACAAAGGCTGGTCGTATTTTAAACCTGTAACCTGCAACCTGTACGGACGTAGCATGCTACGTCCCCTACCATACTGACAACTGTTATCCCGAACTGAGGTTAGATAGGATTTCTCATTTCAATAAAAATGATCAACCCCCTCATCGATTTTATTCACAAGAAAAAGAGGGGGTAATGGTAAAAACTATAAATCAATACCATCAATATGTCGGGCGACAGTTTGCACATCCTTATCACCCCGCCCAGAGGAATTAATCACAATTTTGGGACTACCTTCTAGGGTAGGACACAACTTATCAAGGTAAGCGAAAGCGTGAGCAGTTTCGAGGGCGGGAATAATCCCCTCCAACTTGCAAAGGAGTTGAAAGGCATCGAGCGCCTCCTGGTCAGTAACACTGTAATACTCTGCTCTACCTTCATCTTTCAAATAACTATGCTCAGGCCCTACCCCCGGATAATCCAACCCTGCACTGATAGAATGGGCTTCGGTAACTTGTCCGTCTTGATCTTGCAATAAATAACTCATGGCGCCGTGTAACACCCCCGGTTGCCCTGCAGTGAGGGTGGCAGCGTGTTTGCCAGAATTTACACCGCTTCCTGCGGCTTCAATACCAATAAGACGCACAGAGCTATCTTTGACAAACTCATAAAATAAACCCATGGCATTAGAACCACCGCCCACACAGGCGAGGAGAATGTCAGGTAAACCGCCCCATTTTTCCATGCACTGCTCACGGGTTTCTGTACCGATGACCGCATGGAAATCCCTTACCATCATAGGGTAGGGATGAGGCCCCGCCACAGAACCGAGGATATAATGGGTGTTTTCCACATTTGTTACCCAGTCTCGGATGGCTTCGGAGGTGGCATCTTTGAGAGTACCTGTACCTGCGGAGACAGGTTTTACCGTAGCCCCCAAAAGACGCATTCTGAATACATTTAATTTTTGGCGTTCCATGTCTTCTACGCCCATGTAAATGACGCATTCTAAACCAAAACGAGCGCACACAGTGGCGGTGGCTACTCCATGTTGTCCTGCCCCTGTTTCGGCGATAATTCTTTGTTTGCCCATGCGTTTGGCGAGTAACACTTGCCCGAGGGCGTTATTGATTTTGTGGGCGCCTGTATGGTTCAGATCTTCTCTTTTGAGGTAGATTTGAGGGCCTGTGCCATCGGCTTTGGCATAATGTTGGCTAAGTCTTTCGGCAAAATAGAGAGGGCTTGATCTTCCGACGTAGTCTTTTAATAGTTGGTCTAATTCTTGGTTAAATTCGGGATCATTTTTATATTGGTTGTAGGCGGTTTCTAGTTCGCTAAGGGCGGGCATGAGAGTTTCGGGTACGTATTTCCCGCCATATTTTCCAAAGCGTCCAAAGTTATCGGGTACTTGAATAGAATTATTGCTAGTTTTAATGGGTGTCGTGGTCACAGTCTTTATTTTTTATAATATTTTTCTTTCTATCATTATGGTACATCTTGACCCACGGACAGTTAAACTCTCCAATTTTAAAATTTTTGGTAAACATATAACGGAATGGTAAAATAGTTATATAATAAAATAGTTAATAAACAAAAAGTATCAAGATGTTATTTCGTCAATTATTTGATCAAGATACATGGACTTATACCTATCTCATCGCTGATCCTGATACGAAGGAGGCGGCTTTGGTAGATCCTGTGATTGAACAGGTGGAACGAGATTTAAAATTGGTGCAAGAGTTGGGTTTAACCCTCAAATACTGCATGGAAACCCATGTTCATGCGGATCATATTACGGGTACGGGCAAAATGCGAGAGTTGACTGGTTGTAAGGGATTAGTGCCTGAAAAAGCTCAGGTAAATTGTGCCGATCGCCACTTAGTCGATAATGAAGTGGTAATGGTGGGCAATGTAGAAATAAGGGCGATCGCCTCTCCAGGGCATACAGACTGCCATTTTGCCTATCTAGTGGATAATACCCATTTATTGACGGGGGATGCTCTTTTCATCCGTGGTTGTGGACGTACGGACTTCCAAAGCGGTGATGCCGGAATGCTCTACGACACCATTACAAAACGTTTTTTCACCCTTGCCGACGATGTTTTAGTATATCCGGGCCATGACTACCGAGGACATCTGGTATCTACCATCGCCGAAGAAAAAGCCCATAATCCTCGCATTAGTGGCAAAAAAAGAGATGAGTTTATCAAACTAATGAATAACCTTGATTTACCCAACCCTCAAAAAATCATGGAAGCAGTACCTGCCAATCAAATGTGCGGAAAGGTTTAAGAATATTTTTGTCAACCATACCTAAAAAAAATTATGATTATTGCTAATATTATTCAAAGCCAATACCAACTCATCTCCCCCCAAGAGTTGGAGCAAAGAATGAAAAATAATTCGGTGGTTTTAATTGATGTGCGCGAAAAGGATGAATATGATCAAGGACATATCCCTGGGGCATTGCTAAAACCCCTCTCCGAATTTTCCACCAAAGAACTAGCATCGTATCCTAATATCGTCCTCTATTGCCGTTCTGGGAAGCGTTCTCACACCGCCGCTGAAAAATTGATCGAAGCAGGTATGACCATGATTACAGAGCTAAAAGGGGGCATTACCGCATGGCAAGAAGCCCATCTTCCCATGGTGGCTTGATGTGTTACCTCAACTACTTTTCGTTGGCTTGTAGTAAAGGCTTTAGCCTTTAAAATGCCTATTATTGGAGATGTCTATCGCCCATCCTCACCAAAACACTATTTCATCACACCTTAAATATAAATGCGTTTAACTTTTGGATTAATACTCGCCATCATCATCGGACTGAGTTTAGGCTTAATCGGTGGTGGTGGCTCTATTTTGGCGGTGCCGATTCTCCGCTATGTCATGGGGGTTGAACCTCGAAGTGCGATCGCCATGAGCCTTTTTATCGTGGGCGTGGTGAGTCTTATCGGTATCATTCCCCATTGGCGACAAGGTAACGTTAATTTACCCGTAGCCATTAGTTTTATTCCTCCTGCTATGGTAGGGGCTTTTATCGGCGCAAAAATAACCGAATTACCCTTCATTACCGATACTATTCAACTGGTAGCCTTTGGAATTGTCATGCTTTTGGCTAGTATTTTGATGATCAAAAAAAGCAGTGGCAAAAAAAAACAAGAAACCACACCATCAGTTAAAGTTCTTAAAAATAAAACCCAAAAAATTCTTTTAACCATCATAGAAGGTTTGGTGGTGGGTATTCTGACAGGATTTGTGGGAGTTGGGGGAGGGTTTTTAATTATTCCAGCCCTTGTGTTAGTTGGTGGTATTCCCATGAAAGAAGCCGTCGGCACATCTTTACTCATTATCGCTACTAAATCTGCCAGTGCTTTTGTGGGTTATTTAACCTTAGTAAATATTGATTGGTTTTTAACTATTGGATTTACTTTGGCGGCTAGTGTAGGAATTGTTTTTGGTTCTTTTTTAAGTAAAAAAATTGATGCTAAATATTTACAAAAAGGTTTCGGTTATTTTGTTTTAGTGATAGCCATTTTTGTCTTAATTGCTAGGTAATTTTTTAAAACAGTTAGACAGCGGTAATAATACTATTTCTTTTATCAAGATAGATAAGACGAATATCAAGGGGTATTAACTTTAAAAGCTGCCTATGGCTATATTGATATAAATCTTCTATGTCTTCTTTTAAAAAATTGATTCCTTCGGTTTTTAAGTAGTTAATAATTTGCTCTTCTTGCCATCCAAATTTATCTTTAGTCACAATAATTAATCGTTCCTTTGGAGGTAATAATTGAATAGATTGCTCAAGATAAAAATGTAAAGGGAAATGTCTTAAATTAATAGAAATATCTGGCAAATTTAACTCTTCTATATCTTCTTTTGGTAAACAATCAATAGCATATTCAACAATTAAATTTTCCCAATACTTATTATCTTTTTCATTAACAATATCTAAATCTAAATTAAAGAAAAAGTAACTTAAATCTCGCCAGACTTTAAAAGAAATGGGAGTTATATATTCTGGTTCATAAAATCCCGAAAGTAAATCATCTATTCTGCCACCATAACGACAAAATAAAGAAACTAGATATTTTCCCTTATCTGGATGGGTTTGTAATAATTCTAAGAGAGTGAAATCATCTATTTGCAAGAGAGGATATATTAAAGGGTGATTGGCTTCGGGAAAATCAGTCTGATTCATAGATGAAATTTCAATGAAAAAGTAAATAATAAATAATTTTGACCATTACTAATGGATTAGTTTGGATTAGTTGATGATTGCTAAATAGCCACAAAATATCCCACAATATAATATAAGGTTTAACACTGAAATTATATGATAAACAGCAGTCTAACTATGGTAAATATTTTGGGGGCATTTTTACCCGGTATCACAGATGGTTTATTCTCGACTCAGGGAATTATGGTAATGCTTTTGGTGGCTTATGGTGGGGCTATGTGGATGTTTTTAACCAGCGCCCCTAAAGTGCATACTATCATGGTATCTGATTTAATTATTGCTCAAGAGTTTTACGAGGGTTTGTTAAATTTACCTGTGGCGGATGTGCCTTTGCATTATTACTATAATTATGATCAAAGTTTGGGGTCTGCCATGCTAGATCCTATCTATACTGGTAGTAGGGGTAATTCTCCAGTTATGCAAGAAAATACTGGGTTATGGTATCAACTCAGGAAAAATACTCAGTTACATGTCATTGGTGGTGCGAGTTTGGGTTATAAAAATTCTCAGCGTCATGTTTGTTTTGATCATGAGTGTTTGGATGATTTATTATTGAGGATACAATCTCGCCGTTTGAAGTATAAGATTCGTAGTGAAAACCCCCTTAATTTTTTGGTGAAAGATTTACAAAATAGGGTGATTGAAATGGCGGAGGCGAAAACATAGGTATTAATTGATAATTGAGAATGGATAATTGATAATTATTTAAGGATATTTTCTGAGTTAAATTTTTGGGAATCAATAATATTGTTATTACAAGATTCGGCGTTGTTGTCTTTGGAGTCGGGTAGTTGGTTTAAGTTGATTTGTGGTGCTAGTTATCAACATTTACCTTCTATTCGTAATCTAGCTTTGGCTTATACCCTCGCAGGGGTGGATTGTATTGATGTGGCTGCGGATAGGGCGGTGATTAATTCTGCTTTGGTGGGGATTGGGGTAGCGAAAAATTTTCGACAAAAGGCGATCGCCCTTGGTTATAATCCTAGTAATCCTCTTTTAATGGTAAGTGTGAACGATGGGGAAGATCCCCATTTTCGTAAAGCCTACTTTAATCCTAGCAAATGCCCCCCTGAGTGCGATCGCCCCTGTGAGAATATTTGCCCAGCGGATGCGATTAAATTTGAACACCCCACCGAGGGAGTCAAAGAAAAACTCTGCTATGGATGTGGGCGGTGTATCCCCATTTGCCCCTATGGTTTCATCGATACCCAATCCCACGTAATTAGCATTGATGAAGTATTAAACTGGCTTACCAAATTACCCATCAACGCCCTAGAAATTCATACCCAAGCAGGACATTTTCAACATTTTCAAACATTATGGCAATCCGTAAAACCCCACCTATGCCGACTACAACTAATTGCCATCAGTTGCCCCTACACCCCCACTGTCACCGATTACTTGCGCCAGATAGAAAACCATATCAAACCGTTACCCATTCCCCTCATTTGGCAAACCGATGGGCGCCCCATGAGTGGAGACATTGGCAAAGGCACAACTCATTTAACCATTAAATATGCTCAAACCATGATGGAGCAAGGCTTTACAGACTATTTTCAACTAGCAGGGGGAACCAATGAACATACAGCCCTTAAAATAAGAGAAATGGGGCTAAGTGACAAAATTAATGGTATCGCCTTTGGTAGTAAAGCCCGAAAAATACTCGCCGAAATTCTCCACGAATTGGAAATCATTTCTCCCCAAAATCAATTGGAAGATTATCCCCATCTTCTTTGGGAAGCGGTTTTCGTGGCTTCTAAATTGGTAAATAGTCTTAAGAAAAATAACATTGATTAATTGCCCATAATGACGGAAAAAAAAATATTAGTCGAAAATTTAGGTATCATACCCTACGAACAAGCATGGGATTATCAAAAAAAATTAGTACAACAAAGATTAGAAAATCCCGACCTAGAAGATATTTTATTATTATTAGAACATCCCCCCGTTTATACCCTTGGCACAGGTTCAACAGTTGACAACCTCAAATTTGACCTAAATAAGTTTTCTGGTCAACTATTCCGTACAGAAAGGGGTGGAGAAGTAACATATCATTGTCTGGGACAGATTGTTATGTATCCCATTGTAAATTTACGTCATCATCAGCAGGATTTACATTGGTATCTACGACAATTGGAGGAGGTGGTAATTCAACTATTGGCAATTTATGGCATAAAAGCCCAAAGAATAGAAGGTTTAACAGGAGTCTGGGTGGGTGATGCCAAAATCAGTGCCATGGGCATTAAGGCAAAGAGATGGATTACAATGCACGGTTTAGCCTTGAATGTTTGTTGTAATTTGTCGGGCTTTGAGCAAATTATTCCCTGTGGTATTCGGGATAAATCTGTCACTCGCTTAGTGGATTTTGTTCCCGATGTGCCAATAGATGAGGTCAAAAAAAATTGATAACGGTATTTAAGCAAGTTTTTGATTATGAGAATGGGGTAAGTATTTTCTAATTAACCAGAAAAAACCCACCCCTGCGTAGAATTGAAGGACTTTGGAGGCTAGATCAACTTTCCATGGTTGATTCTTCATTTTCCATGGCTTCCTCGCTGGTTTCCTCACTAGAAGGAGGTACAAGAGCCACCGCTGCGATCGCATCATCATCATCCAACTTCTGTACCCTTACCCCACTGGCATTACGGGATTGGAGCGAAACAGCATTGACATCACAACGAATAATAATTCCCCTAGCCGTGATGATCATAAACTCATCATCAGGGTTGACAATGTGCAACGCCGCCAATTCCTCATTAGACTTACGGAAACGAATTGCCTTTAATCCTAATCCAGCCCTTCTTTGTAACCTAAACTGAGACACAGGAACTCTTTTACCATAACCGCTAGTAGTCACTGCCAAAGCCCAAGGAGCATCCTTAGCAGTATCATTAGTTAATTCCTCATCCACATCATTATCAAGCTCATTTTCATCGGCTTCCCCAATGGTTGCCACCACCTGAGAAGGAATGATGTCCATACTAATTAATTGATCTCCTTTGCGTAGCTTCATGGATTTAACCCCTTTAGCCGTACGACTGAGAGGACGCAATTGATCATTATCAGCGTGGAAATGAATCGCCATACCTCGACGAGAACCAATCAAAATACTATCATCAGCGGTGGCAAGACGCACCCAGCGCAACTCGTCACCCTCAGCTAAAGAGATGGCAATTAAACCATTACTACGGATATTACCGAAGGCAGAAAGGGCAGTTTTTTTGATAAAACCATTTCGAGTTAACATCACCAAATATTCGTGATCGGTAAATTCACTCACTGCGAGGATAGAGGTGATTTTTTCCTCCGAGGAGATGGGCAACATTTGAATGATGGGCATTCCCCTTGCATTACGAGAACTAGAGGGAATCTGATAAGCATTGAGGGCATATACAACTCCTCGATCACTAAAGAAAAGAATGGTGTCATGTTCACACCCTGTTAAAAAGTGTTGTACTTCATCATCATCTTTGATTTTTGCCCCTGCCTTGCCTCTGGTGGCTCTATTTTGAGCTTCAAAGGTACTGACAAGCATTTTCTTTAAATAACCTTGTTCGGTTAAGATAATGGCGACCTGTTCATTGGCAATTAAATCAATATCGACTAAATCTCCATCCCCTTGGATAATTTCGGTACGGCGGGGGGTAGCATGGATATTTTTAATTTCGGTTAATTCTTCTTCGATGATGGCATCGATTCTTTCTCTGCGCTCGAGAATATCTCTTAAATCTGTGATTTGGGTTAATAAGTCCTGGTGTTCGGCTTCGATTTTTTCTGCTTCTAAGGCGGTGAGTCTTCTTAGTTGCATTTGCAAAATGGCATCGGCTTGGAACTCGGAGAGAGATAAATCATCCACTAATTCTTGTTTTGCCGAAGCGGTATCGGCGGCACCTCTGATGAGGCGGATAACTGCGTCTAGGTTGCCTAGGGCAATTAGTAATCCTTGTAAGATATGATCTCTTTCTTCGGCTTTACGTAAGCGGTATTGGGTGCGACGGGTAATGGCTTCTACCCGAAAATTGAGAAATACTTGGAGGAATTTTCTGAGGGTTAAAAGTTGCGGTTCGTTACCTACCAATGCCAACATATTACAACCAAAATTGCTTTGGATGGTGGTTTGTTTGTAGAGATTGTTTAAGACTACCCTAGCGTAAGCATCTCTTTTTAATTCTATAACTATGCGCATCCCGTTGCGATCGCTCTCATCCCGAATATCTGAGATACCATCAATTTTTTTATCGTTGACTAATTCGGCAATTTTTTCGATCAAAGAGGCTTTATTAGTCTGATAAGGTAATTCTGTAACGATAATTGCTTCTTTATCCTGTCTGCCTCGCTGGGAAATGGTTTCGATACTAGCAACTCCGCGCATAGTAACCGAACCCCGACCTGTGGTGTAGGCTTCTTTGATACCCTGTCTGCCCAAAATTTGCGCCCCTGTGGGAAAATCAGGACCGGGAATATACTGCATCAATTCAATGTCGGTAATTTCGGGATTATGAATCATGGCGATGGTACCATCGATCAATTCTCCGAGGTTGTGGGGAGGAATATTGGTTGCCATACCGACAGCGATTCCCGTGGCTCCATTTAAAAGTAATTGGGGTACTCTGGCAGGTAATACCACGGGTTCTTGTTGTGAACCATCAAAGTTATCTATAAAGTCAACGGTTTCGGCCTCAATATCCCTTAACAGTCCGTTGGTAGCCAATGATTGCAGACGACATTCTGTGTAACGCATCGCCGCAGGAGGATCATTGTCCACACTACCAAAGTTACCATGACCGTTGATCAAGGGATCTCGCATGGAAAAATCCTGTGCCATCCTCACTAGGGCATCATATACCGCCGTGTCACCGTGGGGGTGGTATTTACCCAAAACTTCCCCGACAACCCTTGCACATTTACGAAAAGGTCGTTCTGGGGTCAGTCCTAGTTCATACATAGCGTATAAAATACGACGGTGAACTGGTTTTAAACCATCTCTTGCATCGGGCAAAGCTCGACCTACAATAACGCTCATGGCGTACTCTAGGTAAGAGTTTGACATTTCATTGGTTAGATTGGTTGGTACAATGCGTTCTTGGATGGAGGTCATATAATTTTGAGTCACGAAATTAATGCTATTTTAGCATATATTTGACCCTTGAAAAATCCTTGAAAATCACCTTGAGGGGATATAAAATAACTGATTTCGATGGATCTACAAAAGAAATTTACTACAAAAAATTATGATTTGGTTAGGAATTGATCCGGGTTTGGCAATTATTGGTTGGGCGGTGTTGGAGGGGGATGATATGATTAGCCCTCGTTTAATTGATTATGGCATTACGGAAACTGATAAAAAATATTCGACAGGACATCGGTTAAGGGAGATTGAGGAGGATTTTACGGAATTATTTAAGGAATTTAAACCTCAACGTGTTGCCATTGAAATGCCTTTTTTTAGTCGTCAGATTAAGGCGGCGGGGGGAGTTTTACAGGCTTTGGGAGTAATTCATCTCATTTGTTACCGAGAGGCAGAAATTGATCCCATATTTCTACATCAGTCTAGTTGGAAAGCTCATTTAGTTCATGGTAAGGCGACAAAGGAGGAAGTGGCACAGGCTCTGCAAGGTATTTTTGAGTTGGATGCTTTGCCCATTGATGATAGTGTGGATGCGATCGCTATTGCCTATGCGGCTTATTGTGGATTACAAAATCAAATTAAATAACTTGAGTTCGGGATAACATTTTCTAGTTAAGGCAGGCAATAGGGAATAGGCAATGGGCAATAAAATAATTGTCAATTGTCCATTGTCAATTGTTAATTCTTCACATCTTTATCCCGAACTGAGGTTTGGTACGGTTTTTCCCACTGCCGATTTATGGATTATGGATAAACGATTACTTCCTTAAGGTGACATTTCCCAGCAAAATAAGCCTATGATATTCGATAAATATAGGCTTGAAAGAAAATGCTATGATCTAACAATAGAGGTAACAGCCAACTTTCTCAGAAAAACGTTAAAAATTCGTAACATAAGTTAACATAGAAATAACAAATAAAAAAAGTAGCTAAAAGCTCTCATTCATTATCAAGACCGATTGATAAAATAACTATATATATTTACAGGAGGCTATCCATAAGTGAGTAAAGATAATAAAAAATGGCGTAACGTCGGACTATATGCCATATTGGCAGTGGTCGTCGTTGCTTTAGCCACAGCTTTTTTAGATCGTCCTCAAGAACAACAATCAAGCTGGAAGTATAGCCAATTTATTGATGAAGTACAAACCAACCGAGTTGAAAGAGTACAATTAAGTGCAGATCGTAGTCAGGCGATCGCCACGGCAAGAGATGGACAACGCTTCTTAGTCAACCTCCCCAACGATCCCCAATTGGTGGATATTTTATCTGACAACCAAGTAGACATTTCCGTTGTCCCCCAAAGCGATGACAGTTTCTGGTTCAGAGCAATCAGCAGTCTCTTCTTCCCCGTATTACTCCTCGTGGGTTTATTTTTCCTTCTTCGCCGTGCCTCCAGTGGGCCAGGTTCTCAGGCAATGAACTTTGGTAAATCCAAAGCCAGAGTACAAATGGAACCCCAAACCCAAGTCACCTTCGCTGACGTGGCGGGGATTGAACAAGCTAAACTAGAACTTACCGAAGTAGTGGATTTCCTCAAAAACGGTGAAAGATTTACTGCCATCGGTGCCAAAATTCCTAAAGGAGTTCTTTTGGTAGGGCCTCCCGGGACAGGTAAAACCCTCCTTGCCAAAGCAGTGGCAGGGGAAGCAGGAGTTCCTTTCTTCAGCATCTCTGGTTCTGAGTTCGTAGAGATGTTCGTCGGGGTTGGTGCTTCTCGGGTTCGTGATTTGTTTGAACAGGCCAAACAAAGCGCTCCTTGTATCGTATTCATCGATGAGATTGACGCAGTCGGTCGTCAAAGAGGAGCTGGTTTAGGTGGTGGTAATGATGAAAGGGAACAAACCCTGAACCAACTTCTCACCGAAATGGATGGTTTTGAAGGCAACACTGGCATTATCATCGTCGCTGCCACCAACCGCCCTGATGTACTTGATTCTGCTTTATTACGTCCCGGACGTTTTGACCGTCAAGTAGTGGTCGATCGCCCCGACTTCTCTGGCAGAGCGGAAATTTTGGGAGTTCATGCCCAAGGTAAAACCCTTGCCAAAGACGTGGATCTCGAAAAAATCGCCCGTCGTACCCCCGGATTTACAGGTGCCGACCTTTCCAACCTGCTCAACGAAGCCGCTATTTTGGCCGCCCGTCGTAACCTCACCGAGATTTCCATGGATGAAGTTAACGATGCCATTGATCGTGTTTTAGCCGGCCCCGAGAAGAAAAACCGTGTCATGAGCGAAAAACGTAAAACCCTCGTGGCATACCATGAAGCAGGACACGCCCTCGTAGGTGCTTTGATGCCTGACTATGATCCTGTACAAAAAATTAGTATTATCCCCCGTGGACGCGCAGGAGGACTCACTTGGTTTACTCCTAGTGAAGATCGCATGGAATCAGGGTTATATTCTCGCTCCTACTTACAAAATCAAATGGCTGTGGCTCTTGGTGGACGTATTGCCGAAGAAATCATTTTCGGTCAAGAAGAAGTAACCACAGGTGCATCCAATGACTTACAACAAGTCGCTCGGGTTGCCCGTCAGATGATTACTCGTTTTGGTATGAGCGATCGCCTCGGGCCTGTAGCATTAGGTCGTCAGAACGGAAACGTCTTCATGGGTAGAGACATCGCCTCTGATCGTGACTTCTCCGACACCACCGCTGCCACCATTGACGAAGAAGTAAGCCAATTGGTAGAAAGAGCCTATCAAAGAGCAAAAGACGTACTCGTCCAAAATCGTCCTATCCTCGATAAACTTGCTGAAATGTTAGTGGAAAAAGAAACCGTCGAAGCCGATGAGTTGCAGGAAATCCTCAACAGCAGTGACATCAAAATGGCTGCCATCGTCTAATTCTTAGACATTCTCACAGTTCATAAAAATTTAGAGGGGCTTAACATATTGTTGAGTCCCTTTTTTGTGCAAAATAAAAATAACTTTTGTTTACCTTAAAAAATGGGTTTAAAGCCTCGCCCTATTAGGGCGACTTTTTTATGCTATTATATTTATTATTCTCGGCTCACTAGCGTAAAATGTTTATTTTAGAGTACAAATTAAGAGGAAAAACTCAGCAATTTAAAGCTATCGATGAGGGCATTCGTACAGTCCAATTCGTACGCAATAAATGTGTTAGTCTCTGGATGAACTCTAAAAACGTAGGCAAAGCCGAAGTTTATCGATATACCACTACTTTAAGAAAAGAATTTCCTTTTGTTAAGTGTCTTAACTCCACTGCTTGTCAACAGGCAGGAGAAAGGGCTTGGAGTGCTATATCTAAGTTTTATGATAATTGCAAAAAGCAAGTTAAGGGAAAAAAAGGATACCCTAAATTTTCTAAACGCACTCGTAGTATTGAGTATAAACAATCTGGTTGGAA
The sequence above is a segment of the Cyanobacterium stanieri PCC 7202 genome. Coding sequences within it:
- a CDS encoding 4Fe-4S ferredoxin iron-sulfur binding domain protein (PFAM: 4Fe-4S binding domain; Iron-Sulfur binding protein C terminal~COGs: COG1142 Fe-S-cluster-containing hydrogenase components 2~InterPro IPR017896:IPR017900~KEGG: cyh:Cyan8802_1231 4Fe-4S ferredoxin iron-sulfur binding domain protein~SPTR: 4Fe-4S ferredoxin iron-sulfur binding domain protein); this translates as MLLQDSALLSLESGSWFKLICGASYQHLPSIRNLALAYTLAGVDCIDVAADRAVINSALVGIGVAKNFRQKAIALGYNPSNPLLMVSVNDGEDPHFRKAYFNPSKCPPECDRPCENICPADAIKFEHPTEGVKEKLCYGCGRCIPICPYGFIDTQSHVISIDEVLNWLTKLPINALEIHTQAGHFQHFQTLWQSVKPHLCRLQLIAISCPYTPTVTDYLRQIENHIKPLPIPLIWQTDGRPMSGDIGKGTTHLTIKYAQTMMEQGFTDYFQLAGGTNEHTALKIREMGLSDKINGIAFGSKARKILAEILHELEIISPQNQLEDYPHLLWEAVFVASKLVNSLKKNNID
- a CDS encoding lipoate-protein ligase B (PFAM: Biotin/lipoate A/B protein ligase family~TIGRFAM: lipoate-protein ligase B~COGs: COG0321 Lipoate-protein ligase B~InterPro IPR000544:IPR004143:IPR020605~KEGG: cyt:cce_0157 lipoyltransferase~PFAM: biotin/lipoate A/B protein ligase~PRIAM: Lipoyl(octanoyl) transferase~SPTR: Octanoyltransferase;~TIGRFAM: lipoate-protein ligase B), which encodes MTEKKILVENLGIIPYEQAWDYQKKLVQQRLENPDLEDILLLLEHPPVYTLGTGSTVDNLKFDLNKFSGQLFRTERGGEVTYHCLGQIVMYPIVNLRHHQQDLHWYLRQLEEVVIQLLAIYGIKAQRIEGLTGVWVGDAKISAMGIKAKRWITMHGLALNVCCNLSGFEQIIPCGIRDKSVTRLVDFVPDVPIDEVKKN
- a CDS encoding DNA gyrase subunit A (PFAM: DNA gyrase/topoisomerase IV, subunit A; DNA gyrase C-terminal domain, beta-propeller~TIGRFAM: DNA gyrase, A subunit~COGs: COG0188 Type IIA topoisomerase (DNA gyrase/topo II topoisomerase IV) A subunit~InterPro IPR002205:IPR006691:IPR005743~KEGG: cyt:cce_4401 DNA gyrase subunit A~PFAM: DNA gyrase/topoisomerase IV subunit A; DNA gyrase repeat beta-propeller~PRIAM: DNA topoisomerase (ATP-hydrolyzing)~SMART: DNA gyrase/topoisomerase IV subunit A~SPTR: DNA gyrase A subunit;~TIGRFAM: DNA gyrase, A subunit); this encodes MTSIQERIVPTNLTNEMSNSYLEYAMSVIVGRALPDARDGLKPVHRRILYAMYELGLTPERPFRKCARVVGEVLGKYHPHGDTAVYDALVRMAQDFSMRDPLINGHGNFGSVDNDPPAAMRYTECRLQSLATNGLLRDIEAETVDFIDNFDGSQQEPVVLPARVPQLLLNGATGIAVGMATNIPPHNLGELIDGTIAMIHNPEITDIELMQYIPGPDFPTGAQILGRQGIKEAYTTGRGSVTMRGVASIETISQRGRQDKEAIIVTELPYQTNKASLIEKIAELVNDKKIDGISDIRDESDRNGMRIVIELKRDAYARVVLNNLYKQTTIQSNFGCNMLALVGNEPQLLTLRKFLQVFLNFRVEAITRRTQYRLRKAEERDHILQGLLIALGNLDAVIRLIRGAADTASAKQELVDDLSLSEFQADAILQMQLRRLTALEAEKIEAEHQDLLTQITDLRDILERRERIDAIIEEELTEIKNIHATPRRTEIIQGDGDLVDIDLIANEQVAIILTEQGYLKKMLVSTFEAQNRATRGKAGAKIKDDDEVQHFLTGCEHDTILFFSDRGVVYALNAYQIPSSSRNARGMPIIQMLPISSEEKITSILAVSEFTDHEYLVMLTRNGFIKKTALSAFGNIRSNGLIAISLAEGDELRWVRLATADDSILIGSRRGMAIHFHADNDQLRPLSRTAKGVKSMKLRKGDQLISMDIIPSQVVATIGEADENELDNDVDEELTNDTAKDAPWALAVTTSGYGKRVPVSQFRLQRRAGLGLKAIRFRKSNEELAALHIVNPDDEFMIITARGIIIRCDVNAVSLQSRNASGVRVQKLDDDDAIAAVALVPPSSEETSEEAMENEESTMES
- a CDS encoding Holliday junction endonuclease RuvC (PFAM: Crossover junction endodeoxyribonuclease RuvC~COGs: COG0817 Holliday junction resolvasome endonuclease subunit~InterPro IPR002176~KEGG: cyc:PCC7424_1664 crossover junction endodeoxyribonuclease~SPTR: Crossover junction endodeoxyribonuclease), coding for MIWLGIDPGLAIIGWAVLEGDDMISPRLIDYGITETDKKYSTGHRLREIEEDFTELFKEFKPQRVAIEMPFFSRQIKAAGGVLQALGVIHLICYREAEIDPIFLHQSSWKAHLVHGKATKEEVAQALQGIFELDALPIDDSVDAIAIAYAAYCGLQNQIK